GGTTCGTGTCCCGTTTATTGAATTTACTGATACCAGCTCCGAAATTATTGTAAATCTTGAAGACTGTCCGGGAGATAAAATCAGCTCTTTTGACATTGCTGGCTTTATGGTTCAGGAAATGATTGAGGAAAAATTCGTTAGAAAATCACCTTTTATAACGAATTTTTAAAAACCAGATTTGCAACAGCGGGTGATTAATCCCGCTGTTGTTTTAATCTAAGTTCAATTTCATAACTTTGCTTTTATGAAATTACCTGAAAATCTTATTCAAAAGCTTGAAACCCGAAAACAAAACAACGCGTTAAGACAATTACCGAGTTTTAATAACCGTGTTGATTTTTCTTCAAATGATTATATCGGATTTTCAAGGTCTGAAACCATTTTCAAACAGGCGCATCATTATTTGATTGAAAATGATATAATTCAGAATGGAGCTACAGGTTCGCGACTACTTTCCGGAAATCATTATCTATATCAAATTACAGAGACACATATAAAAGAATTTCATGAAGCAGAATCAGCTTTAATTTTCAATTCGGGCTATGATGCAAACGTTGGTTTTTTTAGCGCTGTACCGCAGCGAAATGATGTTATTTTATATGATGAATTAAGTCATGCTTCAATTCGCGATGGAATTTCGATGTCAAATGCTAAATCTTACAAATTCGGCCATAATGATTTTGAAGATTTAGAGCGGTTAATTTTAAAATTTCCTGAGACAAATATTTATATTGTTACTGAAACTGTTTTTTCAATGGATGGCGACTGTCCAAACCTGGAAGAATTAGTACAACTTACAGAAAAATACAATTGTTATCTGATAGTTGACGAAGCACACTCTCTTGGTGTTTTTGGAGATAAAGGAGAAGGCTTAATACAATCACTAAATTTGCACAACAGAATTTTTGCCCGAATAATGACTTTCGGAAAAGGGCTAGGATGTCATGGAGCAGTAGTTTTAGGAAATTCAGAACTTAAAGAATATTTAGTAAACTTCGCCAGAAGTTTCATTTATACAACAGGATTATCTCCTCATTCGGTTGCTACAATTTTAATCGCATACCAGCAATTAGAAATTGAAAAACACACGATTGAAAAATTACGGCAAAACATCATTTTCTTTAATCAACAGAAAAATCTTTTGGGCTTAAAACCGATGTTTGTCCGAAGCAAATCAGCAATTCAATCCGCTATTATTCCGGGCAATGAAAATGTGAAACACATAGCCCAACAGCTACAGGACAAAGGATTTGATGTTAAAGCTATTTTATCTCCAACTGTTCCGGAAGGCCAGGAAAGACTTCGTTTTTGTATTCACAGCTTTAATAGTGAAGAAGAAATCAGTGAAGTTTTAGAATTTATGAGAGATTTGATTTTTTAATTATTCCACAGAAATTAACCCAGGTTTTCATAAATAATCGCAAAAAAATTCGCTAATCTTTGTACACTCCCTGTTGTGTACCTCTGTGACATTATATTTTTTCCTCTCTAAGCTACTGGATTCTCTCAGTTTTAGAAAAAAGTTTAATTTTTTTTGTAACGTTTTAAATGTTTGGTCACTTACGAGCCGCAACCAAATAAATCAAAACTATTATGAAATCGCAATCTTCTTTCTCGAAACAAAATATTTACAAATGTATCTTAGCCGCATTAGCTGGATTTTTATTCGCTTTGCTATTCAAGATCTTAGTAAAACTTATTAGTGTCGCTTTTTTAGTTATTATGGGATGTTTGGCACTTGGAACTATAGCTTCGTGGCAACGGAACAATTACAACAAATAATCAAAAGAGTTTCAATCATCAAATCAATCAAAAATTATCATCAATCAATTATCAATTTTAAATCAATCAAAACATGAAAAATTTAATCAAATCAACAATAGCAGTAGTACTATTTATTTTTAGCGGAACAATACATGCGCAAAAAAAAGCTCCTAAATTAGAAAACTCATTATTATGGGAAGTTTCAGGAAATGGATTATCAAAACCTTCTTATTTATACGGAACAATTCATATGATTTGCTCCTCCGATTATTTTCTTTCAGATAAGACAAAAAAAGCATTCGAAGCTTCAGAGAAATTAGTTTTAGAAATTGATATGTCTAATCCTAAAGAAATGACTGATCTGCAGCAAATGGCAATGGGAAAAGAACCTCTTAGCAAAACTCTAAGTCCGGAGAATTTATCAAAATTAGATCATGTCTTAAAAAGCAATGGGATGACGGTTCAGCAGTTAGACAATTTTAAATTATTTACAATTATGAGTCTGATATCTATGAAATCTTTCGGATGTAACGATTTGAAATTTTATGAAATGAATTTTATAGAAACTGCAAAACAACGAAAACTTCCAATTATTGGACTTGAAACAGTAAATTCGCAAATGGAGGCATTCGCTAAAAGCTATACAGATACAGAAATGATTGATGCATTAAAAGAATCCAGTAGAGAAGAAACCGCTAAACTTGTATCTCAATACAAACAGGAAAATATAACGGCTATATATGATGCATTTGCTACGAATAAGTCTATGAGTAAAAAAACAAAAGAAATTATTCTTGACAACAGAAATGAAAACTGGATAAAACAACTACCTGGTTTAATGGAAAAAGAAAGTTTATTTATCGCAGTAGGATCAGCTCATTTAGCAGGAGAATCTGGAATTATCAATTTACTAAAAAAAGCAGGATATATCGTAAAACCAGTAATGAAATAGTACTATTTTGAAAGAGAAAGAACAAGAATTTTTAAAAC
The Flavobacterium flavigenum genome window above contains:
- a CDS encoding TraB/GumN family protein produces the protein MKNLIKSTIAVVLFIFSGTIHAQKKAPKLENSLLWEVSGNGLSKPSYLYGTIHMICSSDYFLSDKTKKAFEASEKLVLEIDMSNPKEMTDLQQMAMGKEPLSKTLSPENLSKLDHVLKSNGMTVQQLDNFKLFTIMSLISMKSFGCNDLKFYEMNFIETAKQRKLPIIGLETVNSQMEAFAKSYTDTEMIDALKESSREETAKLVSQYKQENITAIYDAFATNKSMSKKTKEIILDNRNENWIKQLPGLMEKESLFIAVGSAHLAGESGIINLLKKAGYIVKPVMK
- a CDS encoding aminotransferase class I/II-fold pyridoxal phosphate-dependent enzyme, encoding MKLPENLIQKLETRKQNNALRQLPSFNNRVDFSSNDYIGFSRSETIFKQAHHYLIENDIIQNGATGSRLLSGNHYLYQITETHIKEFHEAESALIFNSGYDANVGFFSAVPQRNDVILYDELSHASIRDGISMSNAKSYKFGHNDFEDLERLILKFPETNIYIVTETVFSMDGDCPNLEELVQLTEKYNCYLIVDEAHSLGVFGDKGEGLIQSLNLHNRIFARIMTFGKGLGCHGAVVLGNSELKEYLVNFARSFIYTTGLSPHSVATILIAYQQLEIEKHTIEKLRQNIIFFNQQKNLLGLKPMFVRSKSAIQSAIIPGNENVKHIAQQLQDKGFDVKAILSPTVPEGQERLRFCIHSFNSEEEISEVLEFMRDLIF